A window of Campylobacter pinnipediorum subsp. pinnipediorum contains these coding sequences:
- a CDS encoding DedA family protein: MFIDIVNFIVNQVRDWGYFGIFFLMFLESLFFPFPSEIVMIPAGYLASKNEINFCASFLVGTTGSLLGALFNYYLCYFFGRRLIYKYAGYIGLSQNKLDKFQDFFNKHGEISTFNSRLLPGIRQYISLPAGFAKMNIFKFSLYTTLGAGIWVFILLMLGYFFGSNPSKEYMYIVSFALFSVVLIISLVYVAKIRKK, translated from the coding sequence TTGTTTATTGATATTGTAAATTTTATAGTAAATCAAGTAAGGGATTGGGGTTATTTTGGTATATTTTTTCTTATGTTTCTGGAAAGTTTATTTTTTCCGTTTCCTAGTGAAATTGTTATGATACCAGCTGGATATTTAGCTAGTAAAAATGAGATTAATTTTTGCGCTTCTTTTTTGGTAGGAACTACTGGTTCGTTGCTCGGGGCATTATTTAACTATTATTTATGCTATTTTTTTGGAAGAAGATTGATTTATAAGTATGCTGGCTATATTGGTTTAAGCCAAAATAAATTAGATAAATTTCAAGATTTTTTTAATAAACACGGAGAAATTTCTACTTTTAATTCAAGATTGCTTCCTGGCATTAGACAATACATTAGTTTGCCTGCCGGTTTTGCTAAAATGAATATATTTAAATTTTCACTATATACAACACTAGGTGCTGGAATTTGGGTATTTATTCTTTTGATGTTGGGATATTTTTTTGGCTCAAATCCATCAAAAGAGTATATGTATATAGTTAGTTTTGCACTTTTTAGCGTTGTTTTGATTATAAGTTTGGTTTATGTCGCAAAGATAAGAAAAAAATAA
- a CDS encoding PaaI family thioesterase gives MSDENIFENNSDGIILPEEENPFRNELKTSSAIKLNLSGVVTELKKSYAKTKLFTIEEMVSDNEGLIHSGFVFSAANYAALTSINEEYCVSISARINFFGPVRLGDIVEFEAQAYFDESRKRDVRVTGKVREIKVFEGTFQAVVLEEHVFLAQQKNIQKEAAIRRAKEKEQEKEQEKEKN, from the coding sequence ATGTCTGATGAAAATATATTTGAAAATAACTCAGATGGAATTATACTCCCTGAAGAAGAAAACCCATTTAGAAATGAGTTAAAAACATCAAGCGCAATAAAACTAAATCTCTCAGGAGTTGTTACAGAATTAAAAAAAAGCTATGCAAAAACAAAGCTTTTTACAATAGAAGAAATGGTTAGTGATAATGAAGGCTTAATACACAGCGGTTTTGTTTTTTCAGCAGCAAACTATGCAGCATTAACTTCCATAAATGAAGAATATTGTGTAAGCATAAGTGCTAGAATAAATTTCTTTGGTCCAGTAAGACTTGGCGATATAGTTGAGTTTGAAGCTCAGGCATATTTTGATGAATCAAGAAAAAGAGATGTAAGAGTAACTGGAAAAGTAAGAGAAATTAAGGTATTTGAAGGAACATTTCAAGCAGTTGTTTTAGAAGAGCATGTATTTTTAGCACAACAAAAAAATATACAAAAAGAAGCAGCTATAAGAAGAGCAAAGGAAAAAGAACAAGAAAAGGAACAAGAAAAAGAAAAAAATTAA
- a CDS encoding aryl sulfotransferase, whose protein sequence is MFGVSFSFFSNLDFLTEYRAFFTIISLLLFILWSFLYLNGKKSFCSVATYSKKNILNYLIVLLLFLLLLFYPEILGFLYE, encoded by the coding sequence GTGTTTGGTGTATCTTTTTCTTTTTTCTCAAATTTGGATTTTTTAACAGAATATAGAGCATTTTTCACAATAATATCTTTGTTATTATTTATTTTATGGAGTTTTTTATATTTAAATGGTAAAAAAAGCTTTTGCTCGGTTGCTACTTATAGTAAAAAAAATATTTTAAATTATTTAATTGTTTTATTATTATTTTTATTATTGCTTTTTTATCCAGAAATTTTAGGATTTTTATATGAGTAA
- a CDS encoding MetQ/NlpA family ABC transporter substrate-binding protein: MKKILISSLVALGLSLFANADEKIIIGATSVPHAEILEAVKPVLKKSGYDLEIKEFFDYSLPNLALEDEDLDANYFQHTPYLTEFNKNKGTHLVTTVAVHIEPLGIYSKKVKSLDELKDGDSVAIPNDPTNEDRALNILAKAGLIKLNDEPLKTLIDITENPKNLNFVEIEAAQIPRSLDDITLAAINTNYALSANLNPLKDSILLEDKDSPYVNYIVVKEGHENDKKIKALNDAVTSEDVKKFIIEKYQGAVLPVF, translated from the coding sequence ATGAAAAAAATACTTATATCTTCTTTGGTTGCTTTAGGCTTATCTTTGTTTGCTAATGCTGATGAAAAAATAATAATCGGAGCTACTTCTGTTCCTCATGCTGAAATTTTAGAAGCTGTAAAACCTGTTTTAAAAAAATCTGGTTATGATTTAGAAATAAAAGAATTCTTTGATTATAGTTTGCCAAATTTGGCTCTTGAAGATGAGGATTTGGATGCTAATTATTTTCAGCACACACCTTATCTAACAGAGTTTAATAAAAATAAAGGCACTCATCTTGTTACAACTGTAGCTGTTCATATAGAGCCACTTGGAATTTATTCTAAAAAAGTAAAAAGTCTTGATGAGCTAAAAGATGGAGATAGTGTTGCTATACCAAATGATCCAACAAATGAAGATCGCGCTCTTAATATCTTAGCAAAAGCGGGGCTTATAAAGCTAAATGATGAGCCTTTAAAGACCTTGATAGATATAACAGAAAATCCTAAAAATTTAAATTTTGTTGAGATAGAAGCTGCTCAAATTCCTCGCTCTTTAGATGATATTACTTTGGCGGCTATAAACACAAACTATGCACTAAGTGCAAATTTAAATCCACTAAAAGATTCTATTTTGCTTGAAGATAAAGATAGCCCTTATGTAAACTATATAGTTGTAAAAGAGGGTCATGAAAATGATAAAAAGATAAAGGCTCTTAACGATGCTGTAACATCAGAAGATGTTAAGAAATTTATCATAGAAAAATATCAAGGTGCTGTTTTACCAGTTTTTTAA
- the cmoB gene encoding tRNA 5-methoxyuridine(34)/uridine 5-oxyacetic acid(34) synthase CmoB: protein MDLEKIRNLKQKELFSERNSDILKQIDILDFQCLCEFADRVKIKFDDSKDKDIIEKIAKALKPWRKGPFEINNLFIDTEWQSFIKFNILKPHLNLKDKIVADVGCNNGYYMFRMLDFKPKKIVGFDPSIHTAMQFKFLNKLIKSDIINYELLGVEHLPYFEHKFDTIFCLGVIYHRSDPIKMLKELKQSLNKNGEVFLDTMYIDIQGDFVLSPKTTYSKIPNIYFIPSLQVLQNWCERAKFKDFEILATKETDTNEQRKTEWINGESLENFLDPNDNSKTIEGYPAPKRVYIKIKI, encoded by the coding sequence ATGGATTTAGAAAAGATAAGAAATTTAAAACAAAAAGAGCTATTTTCGGAAAGAAACTCAGATATTTTAAAACAAATAGATATTTTGGATTTTCAATGCCTATGTGAGTTTGCAGATAGAGTAAAAATAAAATTTGATGACTCAAAAGATAAAGATATAATTGAAAAAATAGCAAAAGCGTTAAAACCCTGGAGAAAAGGTCCTTTTGAAATAAATAATTTATTTATAGATACAGAATGGCAAAGTTTTATTAAATTTAATATTTTAAAACCGCACCTTAATCTAAAAGATAAGATAGTTGCCGATGTTGGTTGCAATAATGGCTATTATATGTTTAGAATGCTTGATTTTAAACCTAAAAAAATAGTTGGTTTTGACCCAAGCATACACACAGCAATGCAATTTAAATTTCTTAATAAACTAATAAAAAGCGATATTATAAACTATGAACTTTTGGGTGTTGAGCATTTGCCATATTTTGAGCATAAGTTTGATACTATATTTTGTCTTGGAGTTATATACCACAGAAGCGATCCAATAAAAATGCTAAAAGAACTTAAACAATCACTTAATAAAAATGGAGAGGTATTTTTAGACACTATGTATATAGACATACAAGGTGATTTTGTATTATCACCTAAAACAACATACTCAAAAATACCAAACATTTACTTTATTCCAAGCTTACAAGTTTTACAAAACTGGTGCGAAAGAGCTAAATTTAAAGATTTTGAAATTTTAGCAACAAAAGAAACAGACACCAACGAACAAAGAAAAACAGAGTGGATAAATGGAGAGAGTTTAGAAAATTTCTTAGATCCAAATGACAACTCAAAAACTATAGAGGGTTACCCAGCCCCAAAAAGAGTATATATTAAAATTAAAATTTAA
- a CDS encoding methionine ABC transporter ATP-binding protein → MIKINNLKKYYGKTLIIDDISFDVKKGEIFAIVGHSGAGKSTLLRCINGLEEYADGSLKVFDKEIKQLNQEELRHFRKDVGMIFQHFALMSRKNVFENVATPLRFWGYKDDYINSRVNELLSLVGLESKKDAFPNSLSGGQKQRVAIARALALNPKVLLSDEATSALDPNTTKSILELLKKINLELGISIVLVTHEMEVVKSIASRAILLEHGKIIGSGLIEELFLKPDAKMKEFLGEEEILPESGVNIRLFFPKEVAQSSLITNMARTLDIDFNIVWGKLEKLNENVLGSLVVNIKESDKDQVINYISKSGVLWEVA, encoded by the coding sequence TTGATAAAAATCAATAATTTAAAAAAATATTATGGTAAGACTTTGATTATAGATGATATCTCTTTTGATGTCAAAAAAGGTGAAATTTTTGCGATAGTAGGTCATAGTGGGGCTGGTAAATCAACTCTTTTACGTTGTATTAATGGTCTTGAAGAGTATGCTGATGGAAGTTTAAAAGTTTTTGATAAAGAGATTAAGCAATTAAATCAAGAAGAACTTAGACATTTTAGAAAAGATGTTGGTATGATATTCCAACATTTTGCTTTGATGAGCCGTAAAAATGTTTTTGAAAATGTTGCAACTCCGCTTAGATTTTGGGGATATAAGGATGATTATATAAACTCAAGAGTAAATGAACTTTTAAGCCTTGTTGGGCTTGAAAGCAAAAAAGATGCTTTTCCAAATTCTTTAAGCGGTGGTCAAAAACAGCGTGTTGCTATAGCTAGGGCTTTGGCTTTAAATCCAAAGGTTTTGCTTAGTGATGAGGCTACATCAGCACTTGATCCAAATACAACAAAATCCATTTTGGAGCTTTTAAAAAAGATAAATTTAGAGCTAGGCATAAGCATTGTTTTGGTTACTCACGAAATGGAAGTTGTGAAAAGCATAGCTAGTAGAGCTATATTGCTTGAACACGGAAAAATCATCGGCTCAGGTCTTATAGAAGAGCTTTTCTTAAAACCTGATGCTAAAATGAAAGAGTTTTTAGGTGAAGAGGAGATACTTCCAGAAAGTGGTGTAAATATAAGATTGTTTTTTCCAAAAGAGGTTGCTCAAAGTAGTTTGATTACAAATATGGCAAGAACTCTTGATATTGATTTTAATATAGTTTGGGGAAAGCTTGAAAAGCTAAATGAAAATGTTCTTGGTAGCTTGGTTGTTAATATAAAAGAAAGCGATAAAGACCAAGTTATTAATTATATATCAAAAAGTGGTGTTTTATGGGAGGTAGCTTAA
- the sucD gene encoding succinate--CoA ligase subunit alpha has protein sequence MSILVDKNTKVVVQGITGKQGSFHTQKCLEYGTNIVAGVTPFKGGTKHLGIDIFNSVKEAVCMTGADTSMIFVPAAFTKDAILEAALAGIKLCVVITEHIPIFDMLKVKEIAKKYNMLIIGPNCPGIISADECKLGIMPSEIFKKSNKNIGIISKSGTLTYEAANQILAQGYGISSAVGIGGDAVIGTSYDELLLEFEKDEDTLAIVMIGEIGGELEIKASEIIKTKITKPVVAFIAGASAPKGRKMGHAGAIINSSNASADAKMKALIEAGAYVIANPADIGKKVKEIIG, from the coding sequence ATGAGTATACTTGTTGATAAAAATACAAAAGTTGTAGTTCAAGGTATAACTGGTAAACAAGGTAGTTTTCATACTCAAAAATGTTTAGAATATGGAACAAATATTGTAGCTGGTGTTACTCCATTTAAGGGTGGCACAAAGCATCTTGGTATTGATATATTTAATAGTGTAAAAGAGGCTGTTTGTATGACTGGTGCTGATACAAGTATGATTTTTGTTCCAGCTGCTTTTACAAAAGATGCTATATTAGAAGCTGCATTAGCTGGCATAAAACTATGTGTTGTAATTACTGAACATATTCCTATTTTTGATATGCTGAAAGTAAAAGAGATAGCTAAAAAATACAATATGCTTATAATAGGCCCTAACTGCCCTGGTATAATTAGTGCTGATGAGTGTAAGCTTGGTATAATGCCATCTGAAATTTTTAAAAAATCTAATAAAAATATAGGCATAATTTCAAAATCAGGAACTTTAACATACGAGGCGGCAAATCAAATTTTAGCTCAAGGGTATGGTATATCAAGTGCTGTTGGTATTGGCGGAGATGCTGTTATAGGAACTAGCTATGATGAGTTATTGTTGGAGTTTGAAAAAGATGAAGATACTCTAGCTATTGTTATGATAGGTGAGATAGGTGGGGAGCTTGAGATAAAAGCTAGTGAGATTATAAAAACAAAGATTACAAAACCAGTAGTTGCTTTTATAGCTGGAGCTAGTGCGCCAAAGGGTAGAAAAATGGGACATGCTGGAGCTATCATAAACTCAAGTAATGCAAGTGCTGATGCTAAAATGAAAGCTTTAATTGAAGCTGGTGCTTATGTGATCGCAAATCCAGCGGATATCGGTAAAAAAGTAAAAGAGATAATAGGATAA
- a CDS encoding transglutaminase domain-containing protein, whose product MKRRDFFKFGSILGATCAISSVATAKSDIKSKQNRTFNINLKHFIKEKSIDQRLWVPLVTNTDYQQITSLYDINTNSKDYYMSDFEIPTLYAKFDDKDKNFNLDISFSVQTQERNTDFSKVNFNENEKLPPEIEKFLKPTTQIPVDGVVFEKAKQIVGNIKGDLEKAKAIYTWVANTMQRDNSVIGCGRGDIKAILETGKLVGKCTDINSVFVGLCRAVGIPAREFFGIRVGQSKTSNQMGKADKNGFADITGAQHCRAEFYLKGYGWIPVDPADVTKVRLGENLDNNDARIGQIRDYLFGNWEMCWIGFNYGRDFILKPQPEQYPMNNFGYPYAELEGNVIDYYSPKDFSYKYTSQEILI is encoded by the coding sequence ATGAAAAGACGTGATTTTTTTAAATTCGGCAGTATATTAGGTGCTACTTGCGCTATTTCAAGTGTTGCTACAGCAAAAAGCGATATAAAATCAAAACAAAATAGAACTTTTAATATAAATTTAAAACATTTTATAAAAGAGAAGTCTATAGATCAAAGGCTTTGGGTTCCGCTTGTTACAAATACGGATTATCAACAAATTACTAGTTTATATGATATAAATACAAATTCAAAAGATTATTATATGTCTGATTTTGAAATTCCAACACTATATGCTAAATTTGATGATAAAGATAAAAACTTTAATCTAGATATTAGTTTTAGTGTTCAAACACAGGAGAGAAATACTGATTTTTCTAAGGTTAATTTTAATGAAAATGAAAAGTTGCCTCCTGAGATTGAAAAATTTTTAAAACCAACCACACAAATTCCAGTAGATGGTGTTGTATTTGAAAAAGCAAAACAGATAGTTGGTAACATAAAAGGCGACTTAGAAAAAGCAAAAGCTATATATACATGGGTCGCAAATACAATGCAAAGAGATAATAGTGTCATAGGTTGTGGTCGTGGAGATATAAAAGCTATACTTGAAACAGGAAAATTAGTCGGTAAATGCACCGATATAAACTCTGTTTTTGTTGGATTGTGTAGAGCTGTTGGTATTCCTGCTCGTGAGTTTTTTGGTATAAGAGTAGGGCAGTCTAAAACATCAAATCAAATGGGCAAGGCTGATAAAAATGGATTTGCTGATATTACCGGAGCACAGCATTGTCGTGCAGAGTTTTATTTAAAAGGTTATGGCTGGATTCCTGTTGACCCTGCTGATGTTACAAAGGTTAGACTAGGAGAAAACCTAGACAATAACGATGCAAGAATTGGTCAAATAAGAGATTATTTATTTGGAAATTGGGAAATGTGTTGGATAGGTTTTAACTATGGTCGCGATTTTATCTTAAAACCACAACCAGAACAGTATCCTATGAATAACTTTGGCTATCCATATGCTGAGCTTGAAGGTAATGTTATTGATTATTATTCGCCAAAAGATTTTTCATACAAATACACATCTCAAGAGATTTTGATTTGA
- a CDS encoding heavy-metal-associated domain-containing protein, translated as MSKILLLFLLSVNIFAKDIVILVEAMHCPLCTVLVRKELLKVDGVEKVKAKLVSKKAYVTANDSVDENKLLKAIEKINYPGIIVKE; from the coding sequence ATGAGTAAAATTTTATTACTGTTTTTATTAAGTGTAAATATCTTTGCAAAAGATATAGTTATATTGGTTGAGGCTATGCATTGTCCTCTTTGCACTGTTTTGGTTAGAAAAGAGCTTTTAAAGGTTGATGGTGTTGAAAAAGTAAAAGCCAAATTGGTATCAAAAAAAGCTTATGTTACAGCTAATGATAGTGTTGATGAAAATAAACTTTTAAAAGCCATAGAAAAAATAAACTATCCAGGTATTATTGTAAAGGAGTAA
- a CDS encoding valine--tRNA ligase yields the protein MADFYNPKDVEEEFYKICEERGYFEIDGNKEIQQKDKTFCIMMPPPNVTGVLHIGHALTFTLQDIMTRYKRMDGYKTLWQPGLDHAGIATQNVVEKQLLAQGIKKEDLGRDEFVKKVWEWKEKSGGTIVYQMRRLGITPAWSRERFTMDEGLKKAVKKAFVNLYEKGLIVRDNYMVNWCTHDGALSDVEVEHKENKGKLYHIRYYLKDSDKYIVVATTRPETYFGDTAVMVNPNDDRYKHLIGKSVILPIINREVKIIADEHVDVEFGTGLVKVTPAHDVNDYEVGKRHNLEFITVFDENGILNEYCDKFAGLERLEARDVIVAELDKLGYVEKIEDYENQVGYCYRCKNVVEPYISKQWFVKKEIADEAIKKVNDGGVDFYPSHWINSFNAWMRELKDWCISRQLWWGHQIPVFYCDDCSHEWASEEEHPEKCTKCGSKNFHQDPDVLDTWFSSGLWPISTLGWGNDDELKNIKWFENDIKEFYPNTMLITGFDILFFWVARMMFQSENAVSELPFKDVYLHALVKDKDGKKMSKSSGNVIDPIDKIDEYSADILRFTLTLLAVQGRDIRMSEEKMILVRNFTNKLYNASKYLLLNESKFENLSDITIKTQLGKFMLSRFNECVKDVRENLESYRFNDAANALYKFLWDEFCDWGIELSKADKSSIGELGAIFKEALKTLSPFMPFISEYLFHELSATSLKESKSIMVEPYPNNIERDFEIERKFGLIIEAIISIRRAKASVELGNSKVAKSYIKLNKNSDDISDYVNYIKLLAKSEEVLFCSDNQEKSVRDVSENLECFVPLVGIDMSAMINRLNQQKNKLEKEIIKLSNMLNNEKFIASAPENVVKTNKDALQSATDKFNKIEEELKNLQG from the coding sequence TTGGCTGATTTTTATAACCCAAAAGATGTTGAGGAAGAATTTTACAAAATATGCGAAGAGCGTGGATATTTTGAAATTGATGGAAATAAAGAGATTCAACAAAAGGATAAAACTTTTTGTATTATGATGCCACCTCCTAATGTTACAGGTGTTTTACATATAGGACATGCTTTGACATTTACTTTACAAGATATTATGACAAGATATAAAAGGATGGATGGCTATAAGACTTTATGGCAACCAGGACTTGATCATGCTGGTATAGCAACTCAAAATGTTGTAGAAAAACAACTTTTAGCACAAGGTATAAAAAAAGAAGATCTTGGTCGTGATGAATTTGTGAAAAAAGTTTGGGAATGGAAAGAAAAAAGTGGTGGAACCATAGTATATCAAATGCGTCGTCTTGGTATAACTCCAGCTTGGAGTAGAGAACGTTTTACTATGGATGAAGGGCTTAAAAAAGCTGTAAAAAAAGCCTTTGTAAATTTATACGAAAAAGGTCTTATAGTTAGAGATAACTATATGGTAAATTGGTGTACTCACGATGGTGCTTTAAGTGATGTTGAGGTTGAACATAAAGAAAATAAAGGAAAATTGTATCACATAAGATACTATCTAAAAGATAGTGATAAATACATAGTTGTTGCTACTACTCGTCCTGAGACATACTTTGGAGATACGGCTGTTATGGTAAATCCAAACGATGATAGATACAAACACCTTATAGGTAAAAGTGTCATACTTCCTATAATAAATCGTGAGGTAAAAATCATAGCAGATGAGCATGTTGATGTTGAGTTTGGAACCGGTTTAGTTAAGGTTACACCAGCTCACGATGTAAATGACTACGAAGTTGGTAAAAGACATAATTTAGAGTTTATCACTGTTTTTGATGAAAACGGTATTTTAAATGAATATTGTGATAAATTCGCTGGACTTGAAAGACTTGAAGCTAGAGATGTTATTGTTGCAGAACTTGATAAACTTGGATATGTTGAAAAGATAGAGGATTATGAAAATCAAGTAGGGTATTGTTATCGTTGTAAAAATGTTGTAGAACCATATATATCAAAGCAGTGGTTTGTAAAAAAAGAGATAGCTGATGAGGCTATTAAAAAAGTTAATGATGGTGGTGTTGATTTTTATCCATCTCATTGGATAAATAGTTTTAATGCTTGGATGAGAGAGCTTAAAGATTGGTGCATATCTCGTCAGTTATGGTGGGGTCATCAGATACCGGTTTTTTATTGTGATGATTGTTCTCATGAGTGGGCTAGCGAAGAAGAACATCCTGAAAAATGCACTAAATGTGGAAGTAAAAATTTCCATCAAGACCCTGACGTTTTAGACACTTGGTTTTCAAGCGGACTTTGGCCTATATCTACTCTTGGTTGGGGTAATGATGATGAGTTAAAAAACATAAAATGGTTTGAGAATGATATCAAGGAATTTTATCCAAATACCATGCTTATTACCGGATTTGATATACTCTTTTTCTGGGTTGCTAGAATGATGTTTCAAAGCGAAAATGCAGTTAGCGAACTTCCATTTAAAGATGTATATTTACATGCTTTGGTTAAAGATAAAGATGGTAAAAAGATGAGTAAAAGTAGTGGTAATGTTATAGACCCTATTGATAAAATAGATGAGTATAGTGCCGATATACTTCGTTTTACTCTTACACTTTTAGCTGTTCAAGGTAGAGATATAAGAATGAGTGAAGAAAAAATGATATTAGTTAGAAACTTCACAAATAAATTATATAATGCAAGTAAATATCTTTTACTAAATGAGTCTAAATTTGAAAATTTAAGCGATATAACAATAAAAACACAGCTTGGTAAGTTTATGCTAAGTAGGTTTAATGAGTGTGTTAAAGATGTTAGAGAAAATTTAGAGTCTTATAGATTTAATGATGCTGCAAATGCTCTTTATAAGTTTTTATGGGATGAGTTCTGCGACTGGGGTATAGAGCTTAGTAAAGCCGATAAGAGTAGTATTGGTGAATTGGGAGCTATATTTAAAGAGGCTTTAAAGACTCTTAGTCCATTTATGCCTTTTATTAGTGAATATTTATTTCACGAATTAAGTGCTACAAGCCTAAAAGAATCAAAATCTATTATGGTTGAGCCATATCCAAATAATATTGAGCGTGATTTTGAAATAGAGAGAAAATTTGGACTTATTATAGAAGCTATAATAAGCATTCGCCGTGCAAAAGCTAGTGTCGAACTTGGAAATTCAAAGGTGGCAAAATCATATATAAAACTTAATAAAAATAGTGATGATATAAGTGATTATGTAAATTATATTAAATTATTGGCAAAATCAGAAGAAGTTTTATTTTGCAGTGATAACCAAGAAAAATCAGTAAGAGATGTTAGTGAAAATTTAGAGTGTTTTGTTCCTCTTGTTGGTATTGATATGAGTGCTATGATAAATAGATTAAATCAACAAAAAAATAAGCTTGAAAAAGAGATAATAAAACTATCAAATATGTTAAATAATGAGAAATTTATAGCAAGTGCACCTGAAAATGTTGTAAAAACAAATAAAGATGCATTGCAAAGCGCAACAGACAAATTTAACAAAATAGAAGAAGAATTAAAAAATTTACAAGGTTAG
- a CDS encoding LysE family transporter gives MIIYPFITLIIVHFMALLMPGPDFFIVTRTALAHGYKQSLFVSLGVGTGAILWSILSLVGLKTIFDIYPFFQILIMICGAFYLFFISFSILKSMMVKIDFISQNLSNHYSLFYFYKKGFFTNITNPKVILYFSSIFSSFMDNFKSSTSLIIVFLIISFETTLFFIVLAKLFSKHSFRDMFFRKHKIIDTFCALIFMIFAVSIIYEVLIRI, from the coding sequence ATGATTATTTATCCATTTATTACTTTGATTATAGTTCATTTTATGGCTTTACTTATGCCTGGTCCTGATTTTTTTATTGTTACAAGAACTGCTTTAGCTCATGGTTACAAACAAAGCTTATTTGTCTCTTTAGGTGTTGGGACAGGTGCTATTTTATGGAGTATTTTAAGTTTAGTTGGTCTAAAAACGATTTTTGATATCTACCCATTTTTTCAGATATTAATTATGATTTGTGGTGCTTTTTATCTTTTTTTTATATCTTTTTCTATTTTAAAATCAATGATGGTTAAAATTGATTTTATATCACAAAATTTATCAAATCATTATAGTCTATTTTATTTTTACAAAAAAGGATTTTTTACAAATATAACAAATCCAAAAGTTATTTTGTATTTTTCTAGTATTTTTTCTTCTTTTATGGATAATTTTAAATCCAGCACAAGTTTAATTATAGTCTTTTTAATTATAAGTTTTGAAACTACTTTATTTTTTATAGTACTTGCCAAATTATTTTCAAAACATAGTTTTAGGGATATGTTTTTTAGAAAGCATAAGATTATAGATACATTTTGTGCTTTGATTTTTATGATATTTGCTGTTTCTATTATTTATGAAGTTTTAATTAGGATTTAA
- a CDS encoding methionine ABC transporter permease: MFGIDFSKFPDIFVKILLPAINETLYMSLVSTILAFAIGLIPAVLLIISSKDGLKPNPKLYFILDAMINTLRSFPFIILIIVLIPITRMIVGTSIGTTATIVPLTIGAAPFVARLIESAFKEVDNGIIEAAKSFGASKFQIIFRIMLVESLPSIISALTLTLIVNIGFSAMAGAVGGGGLGAVAINYGYQRFRPDIMLYTVVILVIMVHIFQIIGDFLYKITKK, encoded by the coding sequence ATGTTTGGTATAGATTTTTCAAAATTTCCTGATATATTTGTTAAAATTTTACTCCCAGCTATAAATGAAACACTTTATATGAGTCTTGTTTCAACTATACTTGCATTTGCAATAGGATTGATTCCGGCTGTATTACTTATAATATCAAGCAAAGATGGCTTAAAACCAAATCCTAAATTGTATTTTATCTTAGATGCTATGATAAATACACTAAGAAGTTTTCCTTTTATTATTTTAATAATAGTCTTGATACCTATAACTAGAATGATAGTAGGCACTAGTATAGGGACTACTGCAACCATAGTTCCACTTACAATAGGAGCAGCTCCATTTGTTGCTAGACTTATTGAAAGTGCCTTTAAAGAGGTTGATAACGGCATTATAGAGGCGGCAAAGAGTTTTGGTGCCTCAAAATTTCAAATAATTTTTAGAATAATGCTAGTTGAATCACTGCCTAGTATAATCTCAGCTTTGACACTAACACTTATAGTAAATATAGGTTTTTCTGCTATGGCTGGTGCTGTTGGAGGTGGTGGTCTTGGTGCTGTTGCTATAAACTATGGTTATCAAAGATTTAGACCAGATATTATGCTTTATACTGTTGTTATTCTCGTGATAATGGTTCATATCTTTCAAATCATAGGAGATTTTTTATATAAAATTACAAAAAAGTAG